Within Flavobacterium pisciphilum, the genomic segment TTGCTATTAATTGAATAAAAAAGGCATTTCCCTCTCTTTCAAACTTCAATTCCTTACCATCTTGGATTACTTTGTAGATATCCATTGGTTTTTGCAAATCGATTTGCATTTTGTTATAATCCTGCAAAACGGTATATCTAATTGTGTTTGATCCCGTAATAGTGCTATCTTTTGGGTTTACCTTTACATCTAGATGGTAATATTTTAAATCCCACCAAGCTCTTTCTTTGGTAATGCTCCCGCGTAAGGTGTCTTGTCTTGTGAAGGCAGTTTCAGACTTATTAAGAAGCCCTTGTGCACCTGCATTATTAAAAATAAATGCAGCGAAAAAAATAGCGCTAAAATATTTTTTCATGAATAGTAGTTTTGGATTATCGATAATTTTCTTTGTAATTTTTTTTATTTCAACAAATGTAACTAATCGAATTAAATTCATGTCAATTTCAATTTTCAAATTATTGAATTTAATTATTGTCATCTAAAATTTCTTGTTTATTTTAGCAATATCTAAAGCTATAAGTCTAATTATGAAATACTCTCGTTTATTTTGCTGTGTAGTTTTTCTTTTTTTCTTTTCATCTTATTCGCAAACTTTTCCTATTCATAGAATAACAAATTCTATAGCGATTGATGGAGATTTATCAGATTGGAAGACTCCTTTTATAGGACCATTTGTTATTCATAATTCTGGACTAAAAGCAACGCAGGAAACGTATGTTTCTCTTTCATGGGATGATAAAAATCTTTATCTAGCTTATAAGAGCAAAGATTCAAAAATTGTTGGTTCGACAAAAAAGAATGATACACAGCTATTTAAAACAGATGACTTAGTTGAATTGTTTCTTGATCCCGATGCAGATTCTCAAAACTATATCGAGATTGGTGTGAATGCTTATTCGAGTAATTATGATATGATTATTCACTGTATATCGCCTTCATGTGGTGGTTGGGACACTGATATTTCATTGGATATTCTAGGAATGAAAACCGCCAGTAAAATTACTTCTGACGGTTATGATGTCGAAATTATGATTCCGTTTTCTAGCCTTACTTCTATTAAAGACGCAGGTTTTACAATTCCTGTTGTTGGTACAAAATGGAAAGGAAATCTTTTTCGAATTGATTACGGTACTAAAACCGAATATCAAGCAATTGCTCCTTATAGTGGTTCGGAATATGGATTTCACAAACCAGAACAATTCAAGACTTTTGAGTTTATGGAGTAAATACTCCTCGTCGAGTATTTATTATATAGTTTATTTCTTTTACTAGGTGTATTTATTTTACAGTATAATATTTAAGTTCTTCTTCTGATAAATACTTAAAAAAATCATTCTCTTTTTTCATCTTATTAATTTCAGTAGAGGATTTCTTTTTTTGAAAGTACATATTTTGTAAAAATCTATCATTTAAATCTCCGTAGCAACTATATGTTTCTAAGAACATCGAAATTCCTTTTTTTAGAACTGGCGCTTTTGGGAATTTTAGAAGCATGAATGTACTAACTGTATTATCTTTTTTAACAAATAATTCTCCTGTACTTTGGTTAATTACTGAATACTCAGTCTTACTTTTTTCTAAAAAGAGAATTAACTTCTGACCCACTTTCAATTTTTCTATTCTACGGTCACACGTCCACTCATCCCAAATTGTTACATAGATTTTTGGAGTTGATTTTCCTTTTATGTATTCATTTATTGTGAATTCGTATTTTCCTTTTATAATTTTTGTGACTGACCCCTCGACAATTAAATCGGCTTTTGAAATAACAATTGAGTATGACAAAATGTTTTTTTTGTAATCAAAATTAAAAGAAGGAATTATAAATAAAAATAAAAAGGCAAACAACTTCATCGATTTTTTATACTAAAGTAAACTTTTTTTTGAAATAAAATATTCTAGCCCTGATAGTAGCGGTATCCTTTATACTTTTTCTTTAAAAATATAAAGATATAGCGAATAGCAGGAACAGCTCCTTACAATAGTTCAGAATATGGATTTCATCAACCTACTCTCTTCAAGTCTTTTGAGTTTATGGAGTAAATACTCTCCATAGATTGCTTGTTGTAGATGTGTCTTAATGTCAATATTTTAAAATCTTGTTATCTTAATTTTTTTAATTTATCAACTCCCTTAAATAGGAATAATAGGCCAACCACAAGAACGATAATACTATAACGCATAATTTGCCCATCTGTTAAGAAATAATAGATTATACTAAATGCTATTAAAAACACACCCAAATTTCTCGCGATTTGAGCATTTTTTATGTGCTCCTTTTTTGCAAACCTGTTAACGTTCTCCAGTTTAAAATCTAAATCAGATGGTACTTCTATTTTATTTTCTAAAATGGTTGCCAATATAAGTGAATAGTTATGGCTTGTATAGAAAGCATTCATTTTATTATCAAATTTTCCGTTTCCTAAAACGGTTTCTATCATATCTTCTAATACTAAAAGTACTTCCTCGTGGCTTAATTCTTCATTTTTTAAAAACTTTGTCTTGATTATCTCTAAATCCATAGTATCCTTTTTTGCAAATATTGCAAAACAGTTCCATTATTTAGTTTGAATTAACAAGAATTTAGATTTATTTTTTTGTTATTTTTGACGGTTTTTTAATACGTTTATCACATCGTTTAATTGAAAACCTTTGGCTTGCAATAGTATAAGGTAGTGAAAAAGCAAATCGGCACTCTCGCTTAAGAATAAATCATCATTATCATCTTTGGCTTCAATAACTACTTCTACGGCTTCTTCTCCTACTTTTTGTGCAATTTTATTAATCCCTAATTTGAATAATGAAGCAACATAACTTTTTTCTGAATCTGCATTCTCTCTTCTTGATTTGATTGTATTTTCAAGATCAGAGATGAATCCATAAGTAGTCTTATTTTCTTCTTGCCAGCATGTATCAGCTCCTGTATGACAGGTTGGTCCTTCGGGTTGTACCTGAATTAATAATGTGTCATTGTCGCAATCATTTTTGATACTTTTTAAGTGTAAAAAATTGCCACTCTCCTCACCTTTTGTCCACAATCGTTTTTTGGTACGGCTATAGAAAGTTACCTTTTGAGTTTCTATGGTTTTTAGGTATGCTTCTTCGTTCATATAACCCAGCATCAAAACGTTTTTAGTTTCGCTATCTTGAATTATTGCAGGGATTAACCCATCGTTATTTTTTGAAAAATCTATATTCATATCTTTTAGTCTAAAGTCTTATTTGCTTGAAATTCTTCGAATTTTTGCGTTATTATGTATTTCAGTTCGTTAAAAGGAATTTTTAGTCCATTGGGAGAAATATTCACAGGAGATCCCGTTTCTTTAAAATTCATTTTTAGTAATCTTTTCTTAATTGGATTGGTTACTCTATTAATATATTCTTCTGGTTTTTTCAGATAAATAGTTACTGACTTTTGATTTAAAAATTCTCTGTGATCAATAATCATAACGTCAGACCAAAGAATTCTTCCTATTGAAACTCCTGAAGAATTATCGATAATCCCAATGTTATCGATAATGACTCCAGGCTTCTTATCGAATATTTTTTTTGCAAAAAAGTAAATCCCGAATCCTCCCATTAAAACGCCTAATATTGAGGCTACATTTTTTATAATGAAATTTCCAAATAAAGGATTGCTCACTTCGGGTTGACTGGTTAATATCCAAAGACTTATTGCTAAAAATAAGACGGAGAAAAATAATAACATTATTAATTTCTTTTTGCTTAGTGCAACTTCTACCCTGTCTTTGATTTCCATATTTAATAATTTAAAGTCTAACTTCTATTTTATTGTTTCTAAGTTCTTGTTTTAAGTCTTTGATTTCAATCTCTTTAAAGTGAAAAACGCTTGCTGCTAGTGCTGCATCAGCCTTACCTTCTTTAAAAGTATCTACAAAATGCTGTATGTTTCCTGCTCCACCCGATGCGATAATCGGAATATTGACTAATGTCGAAAGTGTAGCTAAAGCCTCGTTTGCAAATCCGTTTTTTGTTCCATCATTATCCATTGAGGTAAACAAAATCTCCCCTGCGCCACGTGCTGCAACTTCTACAGCCCAATCGAATAAGTTTAGTTCCGTTGGAACCTTTCCGCCCACTAAATGCACAATCCATTGTCCATTGATTTGTTTAGCATCTATGGCGACAACGACACATTGACTGCCAAATTTTTGAGCTAAATCATTAATTAACTGCGGGTTTTTTACCGCAGAGGAATTAATAGATACTTTATCGGCTCCGTTATTTAGTAAAACAGCAACATCATCTACTGATGAAATACCGCCACCAACAGTAAACGGAATATTAATTGTTGAAGCTACTTTTCGAACTAAATCAATCAATGTTTTTCTTCTTTCTTCGGTTGCCGAAATATCAAGAAAAACCAATTCATCAGCACCCTCATCGGAGTATATTTTAGCCAATTCTACTGGATCTCCAGCATCACGTAAATCTACGAAATTTACTCCTTTTACAGTTCTTCCGTTCTTTATATCAAGACAAGGAATGATTCTTTTTGCTAACATTTATAGTAAGTATTAATTATTAAGGATGAAGTATTAAGTATTAAGTATTGAGTTTTTTAAGATTGTTCTTTGTGCTTATTATAATACTTTTTACCAATTTTAAAACTTCGATTCCATCATTATTCATGCTTGAAAATTCTTCTTGGGAAATATAATCTGTTGCGTGTAAAAGCTCTAACCAATATAAAGTTTCATCTGCTTCTTTTTGAGAAATTCCCATTTTATGAATGAAATCGGCTTTGCTTTCTGCATTTTTTGCCTCCCTTATATTTGCCCCGATAGAAGTTCCTGACCGAAGTATTTGCTTACTCATAACATATTCACCTCTACTATTTAATATTTTATAAAAATTAACTATTCTTATTGCAAAAGAAAAACTTTTACTTCTTATAACATCTTTATCCGCATTCATATTTCATACTTAATAATTACTACTTAATACATAGCTTTCCAATTGTTTTAATGAAATTCTTCCTTCGTAAATTGCTTTTCCGATGATTGTTCCTTCACAACCTAATTCGGCTAGTTTGGGTAATTCATCAAATGTTGAAATTCCACCAGAAGCGATTAGTTTTATTTCTTTTGCTTCTGCCAAAATCTTTGCATACAAATCAAAACTTGGACCTTCAAGCATTCCGTCTTTGGCGATATCAGTGCAAATAACGTATTGAATTCCTTTGCTTTGATAATTCTGAATAAACGGAATTAAATCTTCATTAGAATTTTCTAACCAACCCGAAACGGCTACTTTCTCATTGTTTGCATCAGCACCAAGAATTATTTTATCAGCACCATATTCGACAATCCAGTTTTCGAATAGTTCTCTGTTTTTTACTGCAATACTCCCGCCAGTAATTTGATTTGCACCACTTTCAAAAGCAATTTTCAAATCGGCATCGGATTTTAATCCACCACCAAAATCAATTTTCAGGCTGGTTTTTGTAGCAATTTGTTCCAGAATTTTATAATTCACGATTTGACTTGATTTTGCCCCATCTAAATCAACCAAATGCAGGTATTCTATTCCATGTGCTTCAAATGATTTGGCTACTTCAAGTGGGTTTTCATTGTATATAATTTTAGTATTGTAGTCACCTTTTGATAAGCGAACACATTTTCCTTCAATGATATCTATGGCTGGTATTATTCTCATTTATTTTTTATTTAAAGTTTTAAAAATTAATAATTTACTGGGCTTAATCATTCAAGCTTTAAATTTTTAATTATTCAATTTAAGAAAATTTCCAAGGATTTTCTCTCCCACATCTCCACTCTTTTCTGGGTGAAATTGGGTTCCGTAAAAATTGTTTTTCTGCAAAGCCGATGCGTATTCTACTTCATAATTAGTAGTAGCTATTGCATTTTTGCAAAGTGGTGCATAAAAACTATGTACCAAATACATATATTCGTTTTCATTAATTCCTGCAAACAATGGTGATTGCAAATTGTAAATTGTGTTCCAGCCCATTTGAGGCACTTTTACTGATGGTGTAAATTTTATTACATCTACATCAAAAATCCCTAATCCAGACGTATTTCCTTCTTCAGATGATTTGCACATTAATTGCATTCCTAAACAAATTCCTAGAACGGGTTGTTTTAAATTCGAAATCAAACCATCTAAACCACTTTCAATCAATTTTTTCATTGCAGAACTTGCCTCGCCAACACCAGGAAAAATAACTTTATCTGCTGCTTGTATTTCGTCAGGGTCATTACTCAAAATGGCTTTAAATCCCAATCTTTCGATGGCAAACATAATGCTTTGAATATTTCCTGCACCGTAATTTATAATTACTATTTTCATTAAAAAAAATTTAAGTCGTAAGCCGTAAGCTTTAGGTCTAATGCCTAATACTTTTAGCTTATTACGTTTTTACAACATTCCTTTTGTCGACGGTAGAATCATTTTCTCAGTATCGCGTTTTACTGCAACTTTTATCGCTTTTGCAAAGGCTTTAAAGATTGCTTCGATCTTGTGATGTTCGTTAGTTCCTTCGGCTTTAATATTGATATTTGCTTTAGCGCCATCAGAAAACGATTTAAAGAAATGATAAAACATTTCAGTAGGCATTTTACCTACCATTTCGCGTTTGAATTCGGTTTCCCAAACCAACCAATTTCTGCCTCCAAAATCTATAGCCACTTGCGATAAACAGTCGTCCATTGGCAAGCAAAAGCCATAACGCTCAATTCCTAATTTGTTCCCTAATGCTTTAGCAAAAACTTCACCTAGCGCGATTGCAGTGTCTTCAATAGTGTGGTGTTCATCGACTTCAAGATCCCCTTTTACAAGAATTTCAAGATCCATTTGTCCATGACGTGCAATTTGGTCTAGCATATGATCAAAAAAGGCAATTCCGGTTTCGATTTTACTCTTTCCTGTTCCGTCAAGATTTAAGTTAATGTAAATGTCTGTTTCGTTGGTTTTACGCGTAATCGAAGCCGAACGAGCTTCAAGCTTTAAAAACTCATAGATAGTCTTCCAATCAGTGGTTTGTAAAGCGATAACACTATCTAGCTCTTCTCTTTTTGAGGCAACTTCGGCGCTTCCTAGTCCTTCGTCAGTATTAATAAAAATAGCTTTTGAACCTAGATTTTTAGCCAATTCTACATCAGTTAAACGGTCTCCTAAAACAAATGAATTTTCTAAATCATATACAGGATTGTTTAAGTATGCAGTAAGCATTCCTGTTCTTGGTTTGCGTGTTGGAGCATTCTCATGAGGGAACGTTTTGTCTATAAAAACAGCATCAAATACAACTCCTTCATTTTCAAAAGCTTTTATAATAAAGTTATGCGTTGGCCAGAAGGTGCTTTCAGGATGCGAATCAGTTCCTAATCCGTCTTGATTCGTTACCATTACTAATTCGTAATCCAGCTCATTGGCAATTTTAGCCAAATATTGAAATGCTTTTGGGTAAAATTCTAGTTTCTCAAAACTATCTAATTGGTAATCTGCTGGTTCAAGGACCATGGTTCCGTCACGGTCAATAAAAAGTATTTTTTTCATGTTATTTATTTTCTAAATGGCAAGGATGTGAATTTAATCTGCAAAATCTGCGTGCAAAACCAATAGGTGTTTTGCGGTTAAACTTTTATTTCAATGCCTTCAATTCTTTAATTAATATAGCATTTTCTGCTTCAGTTCCAATAGTAAGACGCAAGCAATTTTCACACAAAGGCTGCGTACTTCTGTTTCTTATAACGATTCCTTTAGCAATTAATTGATCGTATCTTTTGTTAGCATCATCTACTTTTACTAGTACAAAATTAGCCTCAGTAGGATATACTTTTTCAACAAAATACACATCAAGTAATACTTTAAGTAATAATTCTCTTTGTCTTATTATAGATGCTATTTCCGAATTTATTTTGGCTGTTTCTTTTAATCGTAAACCGGCTCTTTGCTGCGTTAATTCATTTACATTATACGGAGGCTTTATTTTGTTTAAAATAGTTATAACCGCTTCTGTCGCATAGCAAATTCCTAAGCGTATTCCAGCCAATCCGTATGCTTTAGAGAGCGTTTGAGTAATTATTAAATTAGGATATGCATCCAATTCGTTAATCCAACTTTCCTTTTTAGAGAAATCGATATAAGCTTCATCGATAACTATCAAGCCTTTAAAATTCTGTAATAAGGTAACTACGCTTTCATCTGAAAATGAGTTTCCAGTTGGGTTGTTTGGCGAGCACAAAAAGATGATTTTAGTATTTTCATCTACAGCACTTATTATTTTTTCAATCTGTGGTTGAAAATCTCCCGAAAGTAAAACCTCTCTATTTTCTACATCATTTATATTGGCCAACACACTGTACATTCCGTAGGTTGGAGGTAATGAAATTACATTGTCTTTTTTTGGTTCACAAAAGGCACGAAACAATAAATCAAGTACTTCATCACTCCCATTCCCTAATAATATCTGATTTTGGTTGACATTTTTTTGTTTTGCCAAAATCTGTTTTACGCTATTTTGCTGTGGATCAGGATACCTATTTACACCATTTTCAAATGGATTTTCGTTAGCATCTAAGAAAACCATATTAGCAGTATCAAAATCTTCAAACTCATCACGTGCAGACGAATAGGGTTTTAAAGATTTTACATTTTTGCGTACTAGGTTATTTATATCAAAATTTTCCATTTTTTAAATTTTTATAGCGTTTATCTCAGCCAAACGCAGTGTTACTGCATTCTTATGTGCTTGCAACCCTTCAGCTGCCGCCATAACTTCGATGGCTTTACCAATAGTTAGGATTCCTTTTTCGGTTATTTTCTGGAAAGTCATTGATTTCATAAAGCTATCTAGATTTACGCCACTATAATTCTTGGCATAACCGTTTGTTGGTAAGGTATGATTGGTTCCTGAGGCGTAATCGCCTGCGCTCTCAGGGGTGTAATTGCCAATAAAAACTGATCCAGCATTATATATTCCATCAGCGTAAAAATCATCATCTTCTGTACAAATAATAAAGTGCTCAGGACCATATTCATTAATCAATTCAAGGGCAATAGTGTTGTTTTCTACAAAAATTAGTTTTGAATTAGCTATGGCTTTCTCAGCAATCGCTTTTCTAGGCAAAACGGCAATTTGAGATTGAATTTCATTTTCTACTGCATCAATTAATTTTTTTGAGGTAGAAACCAAAATTACCTGACTATCAGTTCCGTGTTCAGCCTGTGATAATAAGTCAGAAGCGACAAAGGCAGGAATTGCACTATCATCTGCCACAACTAATAATTCTGATGGACCAGCAGGCATGTCTATTGCTACACCAAACTGTGTTGCTAATTGTTTTGCTACTGTTACAAACTGATTTCCAGGGCCAAATATTTTATATACTTTAGGAATAGTTTCGGTACCAAAGGTCATTCCTGCAATAGCTTGAATCCCTCCTACTTTTATAATTCTGGTAACCCCACATAAATTAGCTGCATACAAAATAGCAGGATTTATCTTTCCATTTTTATCAGGTGGCGAGCATAAAACAATTTCGTTGCAACCCGCAATTTTAGCAGGAACGGCAAGCATTAAAACGGTAGAAAATAAAGGCGCTGTACCTCCAGGGATATATAAACCAATTTTTTGTATTGGTCTTTTTTCTTGCCAGCAATTAACTCCTTCGGTAGTTTCGATAGTTATTCTTTCTGTTTTTTGTGCTGAGTGGAACTTGTAAATGTTGCTTTTCGCTAACTGAATAGCCTCTTTTAATTCCTCTGCAATTGAAGCTATTGCTTCGTTTATTTCGTCTTGGGATACTTCATTGTTTTCTAAAGCAATCCCATCAAAGATAGAAGTGTATTTAGAAACGGCTTCATCTCCTTTTTTCTGTACTTCTTTAAAAATTTCTTTAACCGTAACCTCGATATCATCGATTGTTTTAGTTGGTCTTTTTAATATTTCTGACCAAGTTTCGGGTTTTGGACTATATATCTTGTTCATTTTTTTTTGTTTTTTATGCTATGCTTTACGCATATTTGTTTAGATAAAGCTTACAGCCTAAAGCTGGAATACAAAGTCTTAAAGGACCATTTTCTCAATTGGACAGACTAAAATTCCTTCTGCTCCAACATCTTTTAATTTATCTATTACGTCCCAAAAAGTATCTTTATCTATTACCGAATGTACACTACTCCATCCTTCTTGTGCCAGTGGCAACACAGTAAGGCTTCGTAGAACTGGGAGTATTTTTCCAACTTCTTCGATTCGATCATTCGGTATATTCATCAGAATATATCTTGATTTTCTAGCCCTAAGAACAGATTCTATTCTAAATTTAAGGGTGTCAATTAGTTTTTGGTTTTCAGGGTTTATCTTTGGAGAAACGGCAAGAACAGCTTCGCTTTTTAGGATTATCTCTACTTCCTTTAGGTTGTTTTTAAACAATGTACTCCCACTAGAAACAATATCTACAATAGCATCAGCAAGACCAATATTTGGAGCAATCTCCACAGAACCAGAAATTTGGTGAATGTCTACAGTTAATCCAAATGAATTAAAATAATCAGTAACAGTATTTGGGTATGATGTTGCAATACGCAATCCGTCAAGGTCTTTTATGGAATTGTATTCAAAAGCTTTAGGTACAGCAACAGAAACTTTGCATTTAGAAAATCCTAATTTCTGTGCAATTTGGATTCCTTTTCCTTTTTCAACTAATAAGTTATCCCCAACAATAGCAGCATCTACAACACCATCTATTAGATATTGTGGGATATCTGAGTTTCTTAAGAATAAAACTTCTAAAGGGAAATTGGTAGCTTCTGCTTTTAATTGGTCGTTACCGTTGTCTATCGAAATTCCGCAATCTTTTAAGATTTGAATGCTTTCTTCGTTTAAACGACCTGATTTTTGAATTGCAATTTTTAATGTACTCATTTTAGTTTTTTGATTTAAATTAATAGTTTGAGTACAAAGGATTGGATACAAAAAAACCCGTTTGAGTACTCAAACGGGTTTTAAAATATGATGATTTACACGCATACCATTAACACATCGCTTGAGAGCAATAATGAAAATGATGATGATGTAATTGAATTAATGACATAACTTTGCTTTGTTTTTTTTCTTTGATTCGTTTGCAAATATACTAGATAATTAAATTAAAAAGCAATTTTTAATTTAACTTAAAATGATTTTATTGTTAAATTTAAAAATTCTGCAGGCTTATAGCCCGTAAACATTGCTATTTATCTAAAGAAAATGCATTTGCTTTATTAAGTTTTAATGTTGTGAATTTTCATTAAAAATAAGTTTTACGACAGTTCCTTCATTCAACTTACTTGAAACTGAAATAGAGATATCTAATAATTGACTTATTTTTTTTACAATAGATAATCCTAAACCAATTCCTTTTATTTCGGGATATAATTCAGCATGTGAGCGGAAAAACTGATTGAATACTTTTTGTAAATCTTCAGATGGAATCCCGATTCCAAAATCGATAATCTGACATTCAATACCATTTGCAATATCAGTTACAACAATGTCTAATTTGCCATCTTGCTTAGAATATTTAAGAGCATTAGATATTAAGTTGTTAAAGATTATAGTCAGCAAATAAGGATCAGTATCTAAGCAGTAATCCCTATGGAATTTTGTTGAAAGTTGAATTTTTTTAGACTGAATGGTATTTGAATGTCGTGATATTGTGTCTAAAATAAGGGCATTTAAATATACTTTTTCTTTTTTTAAATCTTGGCCTTTATCTCCAAATCGGGCCAATAATAACAATTGATCGACCAATGCATTCAGTCGGTCGACTTCAGAAATACAAAAATTTATTTTTTCTTCATATTCCTTACTATCACGTGGTTTACGTATTAAAACTTCTAGTGTCCCTTTAATTATTGTTAGCGGTGTTCTTAATTCATGTGAAGCATCAGAGGTAAATTGTTTTTCTCTTTCAAGTGCATTCTCAATTCTTTCTAATAAGCTATTTATAGTTTTTGATAATACATATAATTCATCTCGATTTCCTGGTAGTGGAATTCTAGTTTTTAAATTGTCTTTAGTAATAATATTCGATGTTTTGATAATAGTATTAATAGGTTTAATACTTTTTCCAGCAAAAAATCTTGCGATAAAAAACAACAATATCAAAATAAGCGGAAAGGCTACAACCAATATATAGAACAAGTTGTCGAGTACCATTGTAGAATCGGTTAAAGACATGGCAACAATTAAAGATCCTATTTTTTTATTATCTACATAAATAGGCACTTGTATCTGTCGGATGATATTGTCTAATAATTTGGTATTAAACAATTCATAATTGTCTTTTTGACTATGAAAAACTAAGGTTTCAGATTTTAAATTGGGTGATTTTTCTATAATCGTTCCCTTTAAATCTAAAAACTGAACGAAAACGGGGTTTACATCAACAGTATTATGTTCGCGTTCGTTCCACTCCTCTACATCTATCAAAGTTAAAGTACCATTTTTAGTATTGATCTCCTCTAGATGATTTTTAATTTCTATTATAATATCGTTATCGATATGACTGTAAACATTTTGTTTTACAATCGTATAGATAGTAAAAAACACTACAAAAATTAATAATGCAGTGATCGCAATATAATTAAATGCGATTCGGTCCTTGAATGAAAATTGTAACATTTTATTAGTCGTTTGCGATATAACCAATACCACGGATTGTTTTTATGTAATCTTCTTCGATTTTTAAATTCAATTTTTTCCGAATTGCATTCATAAAAACATCAATTACACTTGTGTCATATTCAAAATTAATCTGCCATACAGCTTGCAAAATCTGATTTCGAGTACACACATTTCCTTTATTCTTAACCAAATATGTTAGTAATTCAAATTCTCTTTGTGTAAGCGATACTTCAACACCATTTGTACAAACAGTATGTTGTGCTAAATTAATTTTGATAGTACCAAGTGTGAGTATTTCAGGAGTGCTTTGGTTTCTGAAATGAATTCTAATTCGTTCAATCAACTCTTCAAAGCTAAATGGTTTTTTTATATAATCATTTGCACCCGCTTTTAATCCTTCTATAGTTTCAAGGATAGTATCTTTTGCCGTTAAGAAAAGTATTGGTGTTGTAGTATCTTTAATTCTAATGGCTTTACATAAGTCTAATCCATTGATTTTAGGAAGCATCCAATCAAGTAGAATTAGATCAAATTTTTGTTTTTGTGATAATTCAAAGCCAATTAATCCATCAGAAGCAGCAGTGATTTCATATCCTTCTTCTTCCAAACCTTGTTTAAGAAATTGCACAATGCCAGCTTCATCTTCGACTATTAAAATATGCATTTTTAAATTTATTTGTATTTAAACTTATGTTACTTACCTACTAATACGATTTATTAATAAGCTAGTTTACTACTTTCAAAGATAGAGGTTTTTAAATTGGGTTCGCAAAGTGATGGTATTTCAAATTCAAAAAATATATATTTTTAGAAGAATAGTACTCTTAAAATAAATGAACTCAATGTCTTAATAAAGTACACAAAATGTATTATCTTAAGGGAATCTTAAGGTAATTCTAAGTTACGCAAAAGGTTAAGTTAATAGTCTACAAAGAGAAACAGTTAAATTTGCAACAAATTTTTTTAAGATGACATTATAT encodes:
- a CDS encoding carbohydrate-binding family 9-like protein, yielding MKYSRLFCCVVFLFFFSSYSQTFPIHRITNSIAIDGDLSDWKTPFIGPFVIHNSGLKATQETYVSLSWDDKNLYLAYKSKDSKIVGSTKKNDTQLFKTDDLVELFLDPDADSQNYIEIGVNAYSSNYDMIIHCISPSCGGWDTDISLDILGMKTASKITSDGYDVEIMIPFSSLTSIKDAGFTIPVVGTKWKGNLFRIDYGTKTEYQAIAPYSGSEYGFHKPEQFKTFEFME
- the hisIE gene encoding bifunctional phosphoribosyl-AMP cyclohydrolase/phosphoribosyl-ATP diphosphatase HisIE — its product is MNIDFSKNNDGLIPAIIQDSETKNVLMLGYMNEEAYLKTIETQKVTFYSRTKKRLWTKGEESGNFLHLKSIKNDCDNDTLLIQVQPEGPTCHTGADTCWQEENKTTYGFISDLENTIKSRRENADSEKSYVASLFKLGINKIAQKVGEEAVEVVIEAKDDNDDLFLSESADLLFHYLILLQAKGFQLNDVINVLKNRQK
- a CDS encoding STM3941 family protein, with translation MEIKDRVEVALSKKKLIMLLFFSVLFLAISLWILTSQPEVSNPLFGNFIIKNVASILGVLMGGFGIYFFAKKIFDKKPGVIIDNIGIIDNSSGVSIGRILWSDVMIIDHREFLNQKSVTIYLKKPEEYINRVTNPIKKRLLKMNFKETGSPVNISPNGLKIPFNELKYIITQKFEEFQANKTLD
- the hisF gene encoding imidazole glycerol phosphate synthase subunit HisF, whose product is MLAKRIIPCLDIKNGRTVKGVNFVDLRDAGDPVELAKIYSDEGADELVFLDISATEERRKTLIDLVRKVASTINIPFTVGGGISSVDDVAVLLNNGADKVSINSSAVKNPQLINDLAQKFGSQCVVVAIDAKQINGQWIVHLVGGKVPTELNLFDWAVEVAARGAGEILFTSMDNDGTKNGFANEALATLSTLVNIPIIASGGAGNIQHFVDTFKEGKADAALAASVFHFKEIEIKDLKQELRNNKIEVRL
- a CDS encoding four helix bundle protein, whose protein sequence is MNADKDVIRSKSFSFAIRIVNFYKILNSRGEYVMSKQILRSGTSIGANIREAKNAESKADFIHKMGISQKEADETLYWLELLHATDYISQEEFSSMNNDGIEVLKLVKSIIISTKNNLKKLNT
- the hisA gene encoding 1-(5-phosphoribosyl)-5-[(5-phosphoribosylamino)methylideneamino]imidazole-4-carboxamide isomerase, encoding MRIIPAIDIIEGKCVRLSKGDYNTKIIYNENPLEVAKSFEAHGIEYLHLVDLDGAKSSQIVNYKILEQIATKTSLKIDFGGGLKSDADLKIAFESGANQITGGSIAVKNRELFENWIVEYGADKIILGADANNEKVAVSGWLENSNEDLIPFIQNYQSKGIQYVICTDIAKDGMLEGPSFDLYAKILAEAKEIKLIASGGISTFDELPKLAELGCEGTIIGKAIYEGRISLKQLESYVLSSNY
- the hisH gene encoding imidazole glycerol phosphate synthase subunit HisH; amino-acid sequence: MKIVIINYGAGNIQSIMFAIERLGFKAILSNDPDEIQAADKVIFPGVGEASSAMKKLIESGLDGLISNLKQPVLGICLGMQLMCKSSEEGNTSGLGIFDVDVIKFTPSVKVPQMGWNTIYNLQSPLFAGINENEYMYLVHSFYAPLCKNAIATTNYEVEYASALQKNNFYGTQFHPEKSGDVGEKILGNFLKLNN
- the hisB gene encoding bifunctional histidinol-phosphatase/imidazoleglycerol-phosphate dehydratase HisB; this encodes MKKILFIDRDGTMVLEPADYQLDSFEKLEFYPKAFQYLAKIANELDYELVMVTNQDGLGTDSHPESTFWPTHNFIIKAFENEGVVFDAVFIDKTFPHENAPTRKPRTGMLTAYLNNPVYDLENSFVLGDRLTDVELAKNLGSKAIFINTDEGLGSAEVASKREELDSVIALQTTDWKTIYEFLKLEARSASITRKTNETDIYINLNLDGTGKSKIETGIAFFDHMLDQIARHGQMDLEILVKGDLEVDEHHTIEDTAIALGEVFAKALGNKLGIERYGFCLPMDDCLSQVAIDFGGRNWLVWETEFKREMVGKMPTEMFYHFFKSFSDGAKANINIKAEGTNEHHKIEAIFKAFAKAIKVAVKRDTEKMILPSTKGML